In Salvelinus namaycush isolate Seneca chromosome 15, SaNama_1.0, whole genome shotgun sequence, a genomic segment contains:
- the LOC120060383 gene encoding BEN domain-containing protein 3-like: protein MNSSDHRESSDGEMLEIEREPIQDIKTETDECTISETTEGPRRWYLGTSEATRKRTAKDMGCDAHNSELLQSTSGKRIRVSSEAGRRLLRRLSEESTRPQSLCLTSAEKDPAQEKTIASYRKPLYSISHRITEKKHTSSLDQQAQHDGGVQLSYSNLLSPQLVNTGEHSRSEPLSALGAAGSMSSTDSNLYSLIEKMFFILNTLNSSMTQLHSKVDLLSLEVTRIKKQIKPSEMATEFQPPPEYLLTSEELSQLMEQTSNAGELGCRLLVHLFPELFKAKECTPGCIANKRTLDSLQLQLIRNYVKVCFPLVKNNNIWQDECLLQINNFFNRFWAQKDMESGPQSCGRQTITDFGLKAERNQPCHFINEEGQEVHLELDSNSDHTNNKVVVPDLVFDTQEVGEDLDKLSSPEDFMFLVNRVFPEVFEEGKFLEGSVGKMILDSDRIEIIRKYMEANFPDVPEDSWLHVCVQRIEDAIEGYHNNSNGSEPENMNDESYDSTSLPDDVSIIKINDMCDYERPGRRSKKSLLVPVDFEQLEIPLPDFSVPQEYLLSREQLRNNYDCSLSIGNFASRLLVLTFPELFTYENTRKHYNCSGSLGKKQLDPMRVNLIRHYVQLLYPQAKNDRVWTLEFVGKLDERCRRRDTEQRRSYQQQPKVYAPELEQGPVDFVAACQVNQLNTEHLEDFEIPPLPPEKSSKDFCMIPLEELTVSIPDFPVPLVYLLSDTEVREIVQQSLSVGNFAARLLVRLFPELFTQENLRLQYNHSGACNKKQLDPVRLRLIRHYVDAVYPVEKMEEVWHYECVPSIDERCRRPNRKKCDILKKAKRSNTVS from the exons ATGAATTCCTCTGACCATAGGGAAAGCTCAGATGGCGAAATGCTTGAGATAG AGCGAGAACCCATTCAAGACATCAAGACGGAGACAGATGAATGTACTATTAGTGAGACAACTGAAGGACCCCGAAGATGGTACCTTGGAACTAGTGAGGCCACCAGGAAACGTACTGCCAAGGACATGGGCTGTGACGCACACAATTCTGAATTGCTTCAGTCTACCAGCGGCAAAAGAATCAGGGTCTCTAGTGAG GCAGGGCGGCGCTTGCTGAGGAGATTGTCTGAAGAGTCCACGAGGCCACAATCCCTCTGCCTGACATCTGCGGAGAAGGACCCTGCCCAGGAGAAGACTATAGCCTCTTACAGGAAGCCTCTCTACAGCATCTCTCACAGAATCACAGAGAAGAAGCACACATCAAGCCTGGACCAGCAGGCTCAGCATGATGGAGGAGTGCAGCTAAGCTACAGCAATCTCTTATCCCCTCAACTGGTCAATACAGGGGAGCACAGCCGAAGTGAACCCCTCTCTGCCCTGGGGGCAGCAGGGTCCATGTCTTCAACAGACTCTAATCTATACTCCCTCATTGAGAAGATGTTTTTCATCCTCAATACGCTCAACTCAAGCATGACCCAACTGCACAGCAAGGTGGATCTACTTTCCCTGGAGGTCACTCGCATCAAAAAACAGATCAAACCCTCAGAGATGGCAACTGAGTTCCAGCCTCCTCCAGAATACCTGTTGACAAGTGAGGAGCTGAGTCAACTGATGGAGCAGACATCAAATGCTGGCGAGTTGGGTTGTCGACTgctagtacatctcttcccagaACTTTTTAAAGCCAAGGAGTGCACTCCTGGTTGTATCGCCAACAAGAGAACGTTGGATTCCCTACAGCTGCAGCTAATACGCAACTATGTGAAGGTGTGTTTTCCTCTGGTAAAGAATAACAACATTTGGCAGGATGAATGCCTATTACAGATTAATAACTTCTTTAACCGCTTCTGGGCTCAGAAGGATATGGAGAGTGGGCCACAGTCATGTGGGAGACAGACTATTACAGACTTTGGTTTAAAAGCTGAACGGAACCAGCCCTGCCATTTTATAAATGAGGAGGGGCAAGAAGTGCACCTCGAATTAGACTCCAATAGTGACCACACCAACAATAAAGTAGTAGTGCCAGACCTTGTGTTTGACACTCAGGAGGTTGGAGAGGATCTTGATAAACTCTCCTCCCCTGAAGACTTTATGTTTCTTGTAAACAGAGTTTTCCCAGAGGTTTTTGAGGAGGGGAAATTCCTAGAGGGTAGTGTGGGAAAGATGATCCTGGACTCGGACAGGATAGAGATTATCCGTAAGTACATGGAAGCTAATTTTCCTGACGTCCCAGAGGATAGTtggctgcatgtgtgtgtgcagcgCATAGAAGATGCAATAGAGGGTTATCACAATAACAGTAATGGCAGTGAGCCTGAGAACATGAATGATGAGAGCTATGACTCCACAAGCCTCCCTGATGATGTCTCTATCATCAAGATCAATGACATGTGTGACTACGAGAGACCAGGTCGTAGGTCAAAAAAGTCATTGCTCGTGCCAGTCGATTTTGAACAACTTGAGATCCCCCTACCAGATTTCAGTGTGCCTCAAGAGTATCTGCTCTCTAGGGAGCAACTGAGGAACAACTATGACTGTAGCTTGTCAATTGGGAACTTTGCCTCTCGCCTCTTGGTACTTACATTCCCTGAGCTCTTCACCTACGAGAACACACGGAAGCATTACAACTGTAGTGGCTCTCTCGGGAAGAAACAGCTTGACCCTATGCGGGTCAACCTTATTCGCCACTATGTACAGCTACTATATCCACAGGCCAAGAATGACAGAGTGTGGACCCTGGAATTTGTGGGTAAACTGGACGAGCGGTGCAGGCGACGAGACACGGAACAACGGCGGTCGTACCAGCAGCAACCCAAAGTCTATGCTCCTGAGTTGGAGCAAGGGCCTGTGGACTTTGTGGCTGCTTGCCAAGTGAACCAGCTTAACACAGAGCACTTGGAGGACTTTGAGATCCCTCCACTACCCCCTGAAAAAAGTAGCAAAGACTTCTGCATGATCCCCCTGGAGGAATTGACGGTGTCGATTCCAGACTTCCCAGTGCCTTTGGTCTACTTGCTCTCAGACACTGAGGTGCGAGAGATTGTCCAGCAGAGCCTTTCAGTGGGAAACTTTGCCGCCCGCCTACTGGTGCGCCTCTTCCCTGAGCTCTTCACTCAGGAGAACCTGCGGCTTCAGTATAACCACTCAGGCGCCTGCAACAAGAAGCAGCTGGATCCAGTGCGTCTCAGGCTCATCCGCCACTATGTAGACGCCGTGTACCCAGTTGAGAAGATGGAGGAGGTCTGGCATTATGAATGTGTGCCAAGCATAGATGAGCGATGCCGGCGGCCCAACCGCAAGAAGTGTGACATACTGAAGAAGGCCAAGAGATCAAATACTGTGTCCTAG
- the mtres1 gene encoding mitochondrial transcription rescue factor 1, whose translation MQGLLIQALALRQLGRLSTRKLLNPGLGPYWTEWCPRTLHTCQLCGSPSFLTLGTHKLPKRWNSARSRLVLHHVRFKSSKKKGGAKVVQEEEEDDEKDLEDSDYEDEPEDDPSVPKDYKDIEKYVQSFRYDVIMKAGLDIARNKVEDAFYGNKLWLNGQKLVKKSKLVKVGDTLDLVLSENKETDTVMLLRVIIKKELGESKDGDRYKVVLRRWKNIELPKQNAFKQ comes from the exons ATGCAGGGATTGTTGATACAGGCACTGGCCCTGAGACAGTTGGGAAGGCTGAGTACCCGAAAGCTGCTGAACCCTGGACTGGGACCTTACTGGACAGAATGGTGCCCAAGGACACTACACACCTGCCAGCTGTGTGGTTCCCCCTCTTTCCTGACCCTTGGGACACACAAGCTTCCTAAACGCTGGAATTCAGCTAGGAGCAGGTTGGTTCTTCATCACGTGAGGTTCAAAAGCAGCAAGAAGAAAGGAGGCGCAAAGGTCgtacaggaagaggaagaagatgaTGAAAAGGACCTGGAGGACAGTGACTATGAAGATGAACCTGAGGATGACCCCAGTGTGCCAAAAGACTACAAAGACATAGAGAAATATGTGCAGTCCTTTCGATATGATGTTATCATGAAAGCTGGCCTTGACATAGCACGCAA CAAAGTGGAGGATGCATTCTATGGCAACAAGCTTTGGCTAAATGGACAGAAACTTGTCAAGAAAAGTAAATTG GTTAAAGTTGGGGACACCTTGGACCTGGTATTGTCAGAGAACAAAGAAACAGACACTGTCATGCTTTTGAGAGTCATCATTAAGAAGGAATTGGGTGAATCCAAGGATGGAGACCGGTACAAAGTTGTTCTGAGGCGCTGGAAAAACATAGAACTTCCCAAGCAGAATGCCTTTAAACAATGA